Proteins from one Setaria italica strain Yugu1 chromosome V, Setaria_italica_v2.0, whole genome shotgun sequence genomic window:
- the LOC101755847 gene encoding dehydrin DHN3, with amino-acid sequence MEYQGQHGHATNQANEYGNPVAAGHGATGVGAAGDQVQPMRDDHKTDGLLRRSGSSSSSSSEDDGMGGRRKKGIKEKIKEKLPGGNKDSTGQQHTTTGGAVGQQGHAGATGTGAHGTEGTGEKKGLMNKIKEKLPGQH; translated from the exons ATGGAGTACCAGGGGCAGCACGGCCACGCCACCAACCAAGCCAACGAGTACGGCAACCCGGTTGCCGCTGGGCATGGCGCCACCGGCGTGGGTGCTGCCGGCGACCAGGTCCAGCCCATGAGGGACGACCACAAGACCGACGGCCTCCTTCGCCGCTCCGGCAGCTCCAGTTCTAGTTCG TCTGAGGATGACGGCatgggcgggaggaggaagaagggcatCAAGGAGAAGATCAAGGAGAAGCTCCCCGGGGGCAACAAGGACAGCACCGGCCAGCAGCACACGAcgaccggcggcgccgtcggccaGCAGGGGCACGCTGGCGCAACCGGCACAGGTGCGCATGGCACGGAGGGCACCGGAGAAAAGAAGGGACTCATGaacaagatcaaggagaagCTTCCCGGGCAGCACTGA